The following proteins are co-located in the Mesorhizobium australicum WSM2073 genome:
- a CDS encoding RNB domain-containing ribonuclease, which translates to MKSLTDPSQVLSAGLAKIRAEFHVPDGFPADVLAAAEAAAKRVPNQHADRTEMPFVTLDPAASTDLDQAFSIEASGGDLLLHYAIADVAWFVEDGDAIDREAWTRGETLYLPDGKAGLYPPVIAEGAASLLPDGPRPAAIFTVRVAQDGATKLDGAERAIIQSRAKLAYDSVKASDVPAGFAEMARRMAANERRRGASRVDPPEQEVERLADGTFRLSFRPLLQSEQDNAALSLAANMAIADAMLAHHTGLFRVMSGPDAFKVQRLRNAAQALGLSWPASTSLRDYQRTLDPTDPHQAALMLEIRHASPGASYQPYQDGVVPWHEAMAATYAHATAPLRRLADRYVVRCALAIANGQPVPQAVTDAFARLPKAMGRADSRASQINHAAIDLAEAVMLEGREGETFKAVVTDFVDHGVRIQLADMAVVATVKASGLRQGDGLTLRLVLADPDQRSIVFEPV; encoded by the coding sequence ATGAAATCCCTGACCGATCCCTCACAGGTTCTCTCCGCGGGACTGGCGAAAATCCGCGCCGAATTCCACGTGCCGGACGGATTTCCGGCCGATGTGCTTGCCGCGGCGGAGGCGGCGGCCAAACGTGTGCCCAACCAGCATGCCGATCGAACTGAAATGCCGTTCGTCACGCTCGATCCGGCTGCTTCCACCGATCTCGATCAGGCGTTCTCGATCGAGGCGAGCGGTGGCGATCTTCTGCTGCATTACGCCATCGCCGACGTGGCCTGGTTCGTCGAGGACGGCGACGCGATCGATCGCGAAGCCTGGACGCGGGGCGAGACGCTTTACTTGCCGGACGGCAAGGCCGGGCTCTATCCGCCGGTAATTGCCGAGGGTGCGGCGAGCCTGTTGCCGGATGGACCCCGTCCAGCTGCTATCTTCACGGTTCGGGTTGCGCAGGACGGCGCGACGAAGTTGGACGGCGCGGAGCGGGCAATCATTCAAAGCCGCGCGAAGCTCGCCTATGACAGCGTGAAGGCCTCCGATGTCCCGGCCGGCTTCGCCGAAATGGCGCGGCGCATGGCGGCGAATGAGCGGCGCCGTGGGGCTTCCCGCGTCGACCCACCCGAGCAGGAGGTGGAAAGGCTTGCCGACGGCACATTCCGGCTTTCGTTCAGGCCGCTTCTGCAATCCGAGCAGGACAACGCCGCGCTTTCGCTGGCCGCCAACATGGCGATCGCCGATGCCATGCTTGCGCATCATACCGGCCTTTTTCGGGTGATGTCGGGGCCGGATGCCTTCAAGGTTCAAAGGCTGCGCAACGCGGCACAGGCTCTCGGACTGTCCTGGCCGGCCTCGACCAGCTTGCGGGACTATCAGCGAACCCTCGATCCGACCGATCCGCATCAGGCGGCGCTGATGCTGGAAATCCGCCATGCAAGCCCCGGCGCATCCTATCAACCGTATCAGGACGGCGTTGTCCCATGGCATGAGGCGATGGCCGCGACCTATGCCCATGCAACCGCCCCACTGAGGCGCCTTGCCGATCGTTATGTCGTGCGCTGCGCGCTGGCTATCGCCAACGGCCAGCCCGTGCCCCAGGCTGTTACCGACGCGTTTGCCAGGTTGCCGAAGGCGATGGGACGCGCGGATAGCCGCGCTTCCCAGATCAACCACGCGGCCATCGACCTTGCCGAGGCGGTAATGCTGGAGGGGCGCGAGGGCGAGACGTTCAAAGCCGTCGTCACCGACTTCGTCGACCATGGCGTGCGCATTCAGCTTGCCGACATGGCTGTCGTTGCCACCGTGAAGGCCTCGGGGCTCAGACAGGGTGATGGTCTGACGCTAAGGCTAGTCCTGGCCGATCCGGATCAACGCAGCATCGTCTTCGAACCTGTTTGA
- a CDS encoding DUF3008 family protein, with amino-acid sequence MPATSKAQQKAAGAALSAKRGETKKSELKGASKGMYESMNEKQLEEFAETKRKGLPEKKS; translated from the coding sequence ATGCCAGCCACTTCGAAAGCCCAGCAGAAAGCCGCCGGCGCCGCACTCTCCGCCAAACGCGGCGAGACCAAGAAAAGCGAACTCAAGGGCGCCTCCAAGGGCATGTATGAATCGATGAATGAAAAGCAGCTCGAGGAATTCGCCGAGACGAAGCGCAAGGGATTGCCGGAGAAAAAATCCTAA
- a CDS encoding PLP-dependent aminotransferase family protein, with the protein MTNWIPDLTGSGPLYQRLADSIEADIDRGVIGAGAKLPPQRDLAYDIGATVGTVGRAYQLLRERGLVSGEVGRGTYVLSQNIGVTKPEAPDTSVEGTRYVDAPKGKLRFDSTAAPDIGQGAVVADVLSRTAQDHPHEISSYTRDFPDRWYEAGARWLSRNAFRPTIDTIVPTLGTHAAVMAAIAALTTPGDYVAFEHLTYSQISRSAGLIGRRTALVASDDEGLDPADFERVCAQKHPKMIFLIPTAQNPTLLTLSSARREAIARIARDYNVILIEDDLYGHLTDDPTPLLAEFAPERTIIAGGLSKSVAAGLRGGWLSCPPAYRHRIRVAHKMMTGGMPFLLAEVNARLVLSGQASEIRKRSIAEISARMSIVRESLAGFSFRSHDKVPFVWLTLPDPWLSGTFKNACLEHGVLIDDEDEFKAGRSERVFHGVRFGVSQPSGREGVAGGVAVIRRLLDEGRAGYDSFS; encoded by the coding sequence ATGACAAATTGGATTCCAGATCTCACCGGTTCAGGCCCGCTGTATCAGCGTCTCGCGGATTCCATCGAGGCGGATATCGATCGAGGAGTGATCGGCGCGGGGGCAAAACTGCCGCCACAGCGCGACCTTGCCTACGACATCGGTGCCACGGTCGGCACCGTCGGGCGGGCCTATCAATTGCTGCGCGAGCGCGGTCTCGTCAGCGGCGAAGTCGGACGCGGGACCTATGTGCTTAGCCAGAACATCGGGGTTACGAAGCCGGAGGCGCCCGACACCAGCGTGGAGGGCACGCGCTATGTCGATGCCCCCAAGGGCAAGTTGCGGTTCGACAGCACGGCAGCCCCTGATATCGGCCAGGGCGCCGTTGTAGCCGACGTCCTGTCGCGCACCGCACAGGACCATCCGCATGAGATCTCAAGTTACACGCGCGACTTCCCGGATCGCTGGTACGAAGCCGGCGCCCGCTGGCTGTCCCGGAATGCCTTCCGGCCAACGATCGATACAATCGTGCCTACCCTCGGTACCCACGCCGCGGTGATGGCCGCGATCGCGGCCCTGACCACGCCCGGCGACTATGTCGCCTTCGAGCACCTCACCTACTCCCAGATTTCCCGCAGCGCCGGCCTGATCGGCCGGCGCACCGCGCTGGTTGCCTCGGACGATGAAGGCCTCGATCCGGCGGATTTCGAACGCGTCTGCGCGCAAAAGCACCCCAAGATGATCTTCCTGATACCGACGGCGCAGAATCCGACCCTGTTGACCTTGTCGTCGGCGCGACGCGAGGCGATCGCGCGTATCGCCCGTGATTACAACGTCATCCTGATCGAGGATGACCTCTACGGCCATTTGACCGACGACCCGACACCGCTGCTTGCCGAATTCGCGCCCGAGCGCACCATCATCGCCGGCGGCCTGTCGAAGTCGGTCGCCGCCGGACTGCGCGGCGGCTGGCTCTCCTGCCCGCCCGCTTATCGCCATCGCATCCGGGTCGCCCACAAGATGATGACGGGCGGCATGCCATTCCTGCTGGCGGAGGTGAATGCCCGGCTGGTGCTTTCCGGCCAGGCCAGCGAAATCCGCAAGCGCAGCATCGCGGAGATCAGCGCCCGCATGTCCATAGTGCGCGAAAGTTTGGCGGGCTTCTCATTCAGATCGCACGACAAGGTGCCGTTCGTCTGGCTCACCCTGCCCGATCCCTGGCTTTCCGGCACGTTCAAGAATGCCTGCCTGGAGCATGGCGTGCTGATCGACGATGAGGATGAATTCAAGGCGGGGCGCTCGGAGCGGGTTTTCCATGGGGTGCGCTTCGGTGTTTCGCAGCCGAGCGGGCGCGAGGGTGTTGCCGGCGGCGTCGCGGTGATCAGGCGGCTGCTGGACGAGGGCCGCGCGGGCTACGACAGTTTTTCCTGA
- a CDS encoding multidrug effflux MFS transporter has product MPIPRWEFIALCAALMALNSLAIDIMLPALQQIGASLGVENENHRQYVVTAYILGFGGGQLFFGPISDRFGRRSPLVAGLIIYVAAAAAAAIAPSFETLLICRAVQGLGAAATRVIAVSIVRDTFDGRRMAEVMSLIFMVFMAIPVVAPGIGQFIMLFATWHWIFVTMAVGAMIVSAWSLLRLPETLHPEYRRPLTVSSILGGFRIVLTNRIALCYAFASTFIFGAMFGFIASAQQIYVGVFDVGEMFPVIFAGVAGVLAFSNYLNSRLVGRVGMRRLSQSALLLFLVISLAWLVVSLETKMPLWLFITFFASAMLPFGCLGANFNALAMEPLGQLAGTASSILGFMQTFLGGILGTLIGQAFNGTVTPLAAGFCSVSVAALLMILFAERGKMFQPQNAPVSGHVTDLH; this is encoded by the coding sequence TTGCCGATTCCGCGCTGGGAGTTCATCGCGCTCTGCGCGGCGCTGATGGCGCTCAATTCGCTGGCCATCGACATCATGCTGCCGGCGCTGCAGCAGATCGGTGCCTCGCTCGGGGTCGAGAACGAAAATCATCGGCAATATGTGGTCACCGCCTACATACTGGGTTTCGGCGGCGGCCAACTGTTTTTCGGGCCGATCTCGGACCGGTTCGGGCGCCGCTCGCCGCTCGTCGCCGGCCTTATCATCTATGTGGCGGCAGCCGCCGCGGCCGCTATCGCCCCGAGCTTTGAAACGCTCTTGATATGCCGCGCCGTGCAAGGCCTTGGCGCGGCCGCCACGCGCGTCATAGCGGTCTCGATCGTGCGCGATACATTCGACGGCCGGCGTATGGCCGAAGTCATGTCGCTGATCTTCATGGTGTTCATGGCGATCCCGGTCGTGGCTCCAGGCATCGGCCAGTTCATCATGCTGTTTGCGACCTGGCATTGGATATTCGTCACAATGGCCGTCGGAGCCATGATCGTCTCGGCGTGGTCGCTGCTGCGCCTGCCCGAGACGCTGCATCCCGAATATCGCCGGCCACTGACGGTTTCATCCATCCTCGGCGGCTTCCGCATCGTGCTCACCAACCGCATCGCGCTCTGCTATGCCTTCGCCAGCACCTTCATCTTCGGCGCCATGTTCGGCTTTATCGCCTCGGCGCAGCAGATCTACGTCGGCGTCTTCGACGTCGGCGAGATGTTTCCCGTCATCTTTGCCGGTGTCGCGGGCGTACTCGCCTTCTCCAACTATCTGAACTCGCGCCTTGTCGGCCGCGTCGGCATGCGCCGCCTGTCGCAAAGCGCGCTGTTGCTGTTTCTGGTGATCAGCCTGGCCTGGCTGGTGGTTTCACTGGAAACGAAGATGCCGCTCTGGCTGTTCATCACCTTCTTTGCCAGTGCCATGCTGCCGTTTGGCTGTCTTGGAGCCAATTTCAATGCGTTGGCCATGGAGCCGCTTGGCCAGCTGGCCGGCACGGCGTCATCGATCCTGGGTTTCATGCAGACTTTTCTCGGCGGCATTCTCGGCACGCTGATCGGTCAGGCTTTCAACGGCACGGTGACGCCGCTAGCCGCCGGTTTCTGCAGCGTCTCGGTGGCCGCGCTGCTGATGATCCTGTTTGCGGAACGCGGCAAGATGTTCCAGCCGCAGAACGCCCCCGTTTCAGGCCACGTCACCGACCTGCATTGA
- the rpsD gene encoding 30S ribosomal protein S4: MSKRESAKYKIDRRLGENIWGRPKSPVNKREYGPGQHGQRRKGKLSDFGLQLRAKQKLKGHYGDVSEKQFRKVYEEADRRKGDTSENLIGLLESRLDAVVYRSKFVPTIFAARQFVNHGHVNVNGKRVNIGSYRCKPGDVVEVREKSKQLVIVLESVGLAERDVPDYIEADHNKMTATFSRIPGLADVPFAVQMEPNLVVEFYSR; this comes from the coding sequence ATGAGCAAGCGCGAATCCGCGAAATACAAGATCGACCGCCGTCTCGGCGAAAATATCTGGGGCCGCCCCAAGTCCCCGGTCAACAAGCGTGAATACGGCCCCGGCCAGCATGGCCAGCGCCGCAAGGGCAAGCTTTCCGACTTCGGCCTGCAGCTCCGTGCCAAGCAGAAGCTGAAGGGCCACTACGGCGACGTGTCGGAAAAGCAGTTCCGCAAGGTCTATGAAGAGGCCGATCGCCGCAAGGGCGACACCTCGGAGAACCTGATCGGCCTGCTCGAATCGCGTCTCGACGCGGTTGTCTACCGCTCCAAGTTCGTGCCGACCATTTTCGCCGCCCGTCAGTTCGTCAACCACGGCCACGTCAACGTCAACGGCAAGCGCGTCAACATCGGCTCGTATCGCTGCAAGCCGGGCGATGTCGTCGAAGTGCGCGAAAAGTCGAAGCAGCTGGTGATCGTCCTGGAATCGGTTGGCCTCGCCGAGCGTGACGTGCCCGACTACATCGAAGCCGATCACAACAAGATGACCGCGACCTTCTCGCGCATCCCGGGCCTGGCGGACGTTCCGTTCGCCGTGCAGATGGAACCGAACCTGGTCGTCGAATTCTACTCGCGCTAA
- the purL gene encoding phosphoribosylformylglycinamidine synthase subunit PurL has product MTTSNSVPITSDLIASHGLKPDEYQRILDLVGREPSFTELGIFSAMWNEHCSYKSSKKWLRTLPTTGPQVIQGPGENAGVVDIGDGDCVVFKMESHNHPSFIEPYQGAATGVGGILRDVFTMGARPIAAMNALRFGAPDHPKTRHLVAGVVSGVGGYGNAFGVPTVGGEVNFDARYNGNILVNAFAAGLAKTDAIFLSEAKGVGLPVVYLGAKTGRDGVGGATMASAEFDDKIDEKRPTVQVGDPFTEKCLLEASLELMASGAVIAIQDMGAAGLTCSAVEMGAKGDLGIELDLDKVPVREERMSAYEMMLSESQERMLMVLRPEKEKEAEAIFHKWGLDFAIVGKTTDDLRFRVRHQGNEVANLPIKDLGDKAPEYDRPWVEPKKPAPLAANDIPQADLADALLKLLGGPDLSSRRWVWEQYDTLIQGNSLQLPGGDAGVVRVEGHPTKALAFSSDVTPRYCEADPYEGGKQAVAECWRNLTATGALPLAATDNLNFGNPERPEIMGQLVGAVKGIGDACRALGFPIVSGNVSLYNETNGRGILPTPTIGGVGLISDWSKMARIGFAAEGQMILLVGAPASWGTHLGQSVYFRDIHGRSDGPPPPVDLDHEKRVGDHVRSLIAAGIVTAAHDVSDGGIAVALAEMAMASGIGATVPGLVGTDPIPVWFGEDQGRYLLTLSIDPHGDEWDAIRKQQGELGIFAPWIGSTGGAALKLGDARAIPVSDLTAAHEGWFPRFMDQAS; this is encoded by the coding sequence ATGACCACTTCCAATTCCGTCCCGATCACATCAGACCTCATCGCCTCGCATGGGCTGAAGCCCGATGAGTATCAGCGCATATTGGACCTGGTCGGTCGCGAGCCGAGCTTCACCGAACTCGGCATCTTCTCGGCGATGTGGAACGAGCACTGCTCCTACAAATCCTCGAAGAAATGGCTGCGCACCTTGCCGACCACCGGCCCGCAAGTCATCCAGGGCCCGGGCGAGAATGCCGGCGTGGTCGACATCGGTGACGGCGACTGCGTCGTCTTCAAGATGGAAAGCCACAACCATCCCTCCTTCATCGAGCCCTACCAGGGTGCGGCGACGGGCGTCGGCGGCATCTTGCGCGACGTCTTCACCATGGGCGCGCGGCCGATCGCGGCGATGAACGCGCTGCGCTTCGGCGCGCCCGACCATCCCAAGACCAGGCATCTGGTCGCGGGCGTGGTTTCCGGCGTCGGCGGCTACGGCAATGCCTTCGGCGTGCCGACGGTCGGCGGCGAGGTCAATTTCGACGCCCGCTACAACGGCAACATCCTGGTCAATGCCTTTGCCGCGGGCCTTGCCAAGACCGATGCCATCTTCCTGTCCGAGGCAAAGGGCGTCGGCCTGCCGGTCGTCTATCTGGGCGCCAAGACCGGCCGCGACGGCGTCGGCGGCGCCACCATGGCCTCGGCCGAATTCGACGACAAGATCGACGAGAAGCGCCCGACCGTGCAGGTCGGCGATCCCTTCACCGAAAAATGCCTGCTGGAGGCCTCTCTCGAACTGATGGCTTCGGGCGCCGTGATCGCCATCCAGGACATGGGTGCTGCCGGCCTCACCTGTTCGGCGGTCGAAATGGGCGCCAAGGGCGACCTCGGCATCGAACTCGACCTCGACAAGGTGCCGGTGCGCGAGGAGCGCATGAGCGCCTACGAGATGATGCTGTCGGAAAGCCAGGAGCGCATGCTGATGGTGCTGCGCCCTGAAAAAGAGAAGGAGGCCGAGGCGATCTTTCACAAATGGGGCCTCGACTTCGCCATCGTCGGCAAGACCACCGACGATCTGCGCTTCCGCGTGCGGCACCAGGGGAACGAGGTCGCCAACCTGCCGATCAAGGATCTCGGCGACAAGGCTCCCGAATACGATCGCCCTTGGGTCGAGCCGAAGAAGCCGGCGCCGCTTGCCGCCAACGATATCCCGCAGGCCGACCTCGCCGATGCGCTGCTGAAGCTGCTTGGCGGACCGGACCTGTCTTCGCGCCGCTGGGTGTGGGAACAGTACGACACGCTGATCCAGGGTAATTCGCTGCAGCTTCCGGGCGGTGATGCCGGCGTGGTGCGGGTCGAGGGCCATCCGACCAAGGCGCTGGCCTTCTCCTCCGATGTGACGCCGCGCTATTGCGAAGCCGACCCCTACGAGGGCGGCAAGCAGGCGGTGGCCGAATGCTGGCGCAACCTGACTGCCACCGGCGCGCTGCCGCTCGCCGCTACCGACAATCTCAATTTCGGCAATCCCGAACGGCCAGAGATCATGGGCCAACTGGTCGGCGCGGTGAAAGGCATCGGCGACGCCTGCCGGGCGCTTGGTTTCCCGATCGTGTCGGGCAATGTCTCGCTCTACAACGAGACCAACGGCCGGGGCATCCTGCCGACACCGACCATCGGCGGCGTCGGCCTGATATCAGACTGGTCGAAGATGGCGCGGATCGGTTTCGCCGCGGAAGGCCAGATGATCCTGCTGGTCGGCGCACCGGCTTCCTGGGGAACGCATCTTGGCCAGTCCGTCTATTTCAGGGATATCCACGGCCGCAGCGACGGCCCGCCGCCGCCGGTCGACCTCGACCACGAGAAGCGCGTCGGCGACCACGTACGCTCGTTGATCGCTGCCGGCATCGTCACGGCCGCGCATGACGTCTCCGATGGCGGCATTGCGGTGGCGCTGGCCGAAATGGCGATGGCGTCGGGCATCGGCGCGACCGTTCCCGGGCTTGTCGGTACCGATCCGATCCCGGTCTGGTTCGGCGAAGACCAGGGCCGCTATCTCCTGACGTTGTCGATCGATCCGCATGGCGATGAATGGGACGCCATCCGCAAGCAGCAGGGCGAACTCGGCATTTTCGCGCCGTGGATCGGCTCGACCGGCGGCGCCGCGTTGAAGCTCGGCGATGCCAGGGCAATCCCGGTCAGCGACTTGACCGCCGCCCATGAAGGCTGGTTCCCGCGCTTCATGGATCAGGCCAGTTGA
- the ttcA gene encoding tRNA 2-thiocytidine(32) synthetase TtcA yields MTMQLDIETLEPAAEGGSHPLFADVPSSVEFNKLRKRLLRLTRQAIEDFSMVKPGERWLVALSGGKDSYGLLAMLLDLKWRGMLPVELLACNLDQGQPNFPKHILPEYLDTNDIAHRIEYRDTYSVVTDKLPEGSTYCSLCSRLRRGHLYRIAREEGCSALVLGHHREDILETFFMNLFHGGRLAAMPPKLLNDEGDVMVLRPLSYCAEIDLEKFAAAMRFPIIPCDLCGSQEGLQRNAMKAMLEDIEKRMPGRKDTMIRALSNTRPSHLLDRKLFDFAALNETLAIRQYISDDI; encoded by the coding sequence ATGACCATGCAGCTAGACATCGAAACACTCGAACCGGCCGCCGAAGGCGGCTCTCACCCGCTGTTCGCCGATGTGCCGTCGTCGGTCGAGTTCAACAAGCTGCGCAAGCGACTGCTGCGGCTGACCCGCCAGGCGATCGAGGATTTTTCGATGGTGAAGCCGGGCGAGCGCTGGCTGGTCGCGCTGTCGGGCGGCAAGGATTCCTACGGTCTGCTGGCCATGTTGCTTGATCTCAAATGGCGCGGGATGCTGCCAGTCGAGTTGCTGGCCTGCAATCTCGACCAGGGCCAGCCGAATTTCCCCAAGCATATCCTGCCCGAATATCTCGACACCAACGACATAGCGCACCGTATCGAATACCGGGACACCTATTCGGTCGTGACCGACAAGCTCCCCGAAGGCAGCACCTATTGCTCGCTCTGCTCGCGGCTGCGGCGCGGCCATCTCTACAGGATCGCGCGCGAGGAAGGCTGCTCGGCCCTGGTCCTCGGCCATCATCGCGAGGACATCCTCGAAACCTTCTTCATGAACCTGTTCCACGGCGGGCGGCTTGCCGCCATGCCGCCGAAACTGCTCAACGACGAAGGCGATGTGATGGTGTTGCGGCCGCTGAGCTATTGTGCCGAAATCGATCTGGAGAAATTCGCTGCCGCGATGCGGTTCCCGATCATCCCTTGCGATCTCTGCGGCAGCCAGGAAGGGCTGCAGCGCAACGCCATGAAAGCGATGCTCGAGGACATCGAAAAGCGCATGCCCGGCCGCAAGGACACCATGATTCGCGCTCTGTCCAACACCAGGCCGTCGCATTTGCTCGACCGAAAGCTGTTCGATTTCGCCGCCCTCAATGAAACCCTCGCGATCAGGCAATACATTTCCGATGACATTTGA
- the murI gene encoding glutamate racemase, which translates to MTDQPILMFDSGVGGLTVLREARVLMPDRRFIYVADDAAFPFGAWEEPALREHILGLFAKLLDRFAPAISVIACNTASTLVIDALRERFPGHPFVGTVPAVKPAAERTRSGLVSVLATPGTVKRQYTRDLISKWAQKCHVRLVGSDRLAGLSEAYMRQGFVDEDAVRAEIEPCFIERDGMRTDIVVLACTHYPFLVNRMRKTAPWPVDWIDPAEAIARRALSLLPPINGALPQAEPDIAVFTSGKADFAVSRLMQGFGLTVHLDSGKAARHSNRFEDDAALIRIGQD; encoded by the coding sequence ATGACTGACCAGCCGATCCTGATGTTCGATTCCGGCGTCGGCGGTCTGACCGTGTTGCGCGAGGCACGCGTCCTGATGCCCGACCGGCGCTTTATCTATGTCGCCGACGATGCCGCTTTTCCTTTTGGCGCCTGGGAGGAGCCGGCCCTAAGAGAGCATATACTAGGATTATTCGCCAAACTGCTCGACCGCTTCGCGCCGGCCATCTCGGTTATCGCCTGCAACACCGCCTCGACACTGGTGATCGACGCGCTGCGCGAAAGATTTCCCGGCCATCCCTTCGTCGGCACGGTGCCGGCGGTCAAGCCGGCGGCCGAGCGCACGCGCTCCGGGCTGGTCTCGGTGCTGGCGACGCCGGGCACGGTGAAGCGCCAGTACACGCGCGACCTGATCAGCAAATGGGCGCAGAAATGCCATGTCCGCCTGGTCGGCAGCGACAGGCTGGCTGGCCTGTCCGAAGCCTATATGCGCCAGGGCTTCGTCGACGAAGATGCCGTGCGCGCCGAGATCGAGCCATGCTTCATCGAGCGCGACGGCATGCGCACCGACATCGTCGTGCTGGCCTGCACGCACTATCCCTTTCTGGTCAATCGCATGCGCAAGACCGCTCCCTGGCCGGTCGACTGGATCGATCCGGCCGAGGCGATCGCACGGCGCGCCCTTTCGCTGCTGCCGCCGATCAATGGGGCGCTGCCGCAAGCCGAGCCTGATATCGCGGTTTTCACCTCGGGCAAGGCGGACTTCGCCGTCAGCCGCCTGATGCAGGGGTTCGGGCTGACCGTTCACTTGGACAGCGGCAAAGCCGCCCGCCACTCAAACAGGTTCGAAGACGATGCTGCGTTGATCCGGATCGGCCAGGACTAG
- the grxD gene encoding Grx4 family monothiol glutaredoxin, whose protein sequence is MSGINDYIDNEVKGNDVVLFMKGTPGFPQCGFSGQVVQILDYIGADYKGVNVLDSAELRQGIKDYSNWPTIPQLYVKGEFVGGCDIIREMFQAGELQTFLVEKGVSVKGAA, encoded by the coding sequence ATGAGCGGCATCAACGACTACATCGACAATGAAGTGAAGGGCAACGACGTCGTCCTTTTCATGAAGGGCACGCCCGGCTTCCCGCAATGCGGATTTTCCGGCCAGGTCGTCCAGATCCTCGACTATATCGGCGCCGACTACAAAGGCGTGAACGTTCTGGACTCCGCCGAACTGCGCCAGGGCATCAAGGACTATTCCAACTGGCCGACGATCCCGCAGCTCTACGTCAAGGGCGAATTCGTCGGCGGCTGCGATATCATCCGCGAAATGTTCCAGGCCGGCGAATTGCAGACCTTTCTGGTCGAGAAGGGCGTGAGCGTCAAAGGCGCCGCCTGA
- a CDS encoding inositol monophosphatase family protein, with product MTFDDTAIDWLAGILAEAAQAEIMPRFRRLGDGDIRQKTSAADLVTEADVNAERLITARLRDRYPSAMVVGEEACSEDPALLDGLADAELAFTVDPVDGTFNFASGVPLFGVMLAVVVRGETVAGIIHDPVGKDWLIAARGAGSHIRHAHGSLEKVRVAAPVPISQMTGAVSWQYLDEPERSRLARNQTKALSQFAYRCAAHEYRLLASGHAHFVVYNKLMPWDHLPGVLIHQEAGGHAARIDGSAYLPSHVDGGLLVAPDQDSWQELRRELWAE from the coding sequence ATGACATTTGACGACACCGCGATCGACTGGCTGGCCGGCATTCTGGCCGAGGCAGCCCAAGCCGAAATCATGCCGCGCTTTCGCCGACTGGGCGACGGCGACATCAGGCAGAAGACTTCCGCCGCCGACCTGGTGACGGAGGCCGATGTCAACGCCGAGCGGCTGATCACCGCCAGGCTGCGCGATCGCTATCCCTCTGCCATGGTGGTGGGCGAGGAGGCCTGCTCCGAAGATCCGGCGCTGCTCGACGGCTTGGCAGATGCCGAACTGGCGTTCACCGTCGATCCGGTGGACGGCACCTTCAATTTCGCGTCCGGCGTGCCGCTGTTCGGCGTCATGCTGGCGGTCGTGGTCAGGGGGGAGACGGTCGCGGGCATCATCCATGATCCGGTGGGCAAGGACTGGCTCATCGCCGCCAGGGGTGCCGGCAGTCATATCAGGCATGCCCATGGCAGCCTGGAGAAAGTGCGTGTGGCGGCGCCAGTGCCGATCTCGCAGATGACCGGCGCGGTGTCCTGGCAATATCTCGACGAACCGGAGCGCTCACGCCTGGCGCGCAACCAGACCAAGGCACTGTCGCAGTTCGCCTATCGCTGCGCTGCTCACGAATATCGCTTGCTGGCGAGCGGGCATGCGCATTTTGTCGTCTACAACAAGCTGATGCCCTGGGATCATCTGCCCGGCGTGCTGATCCATCAGGAGGCCGGCGGCCATGCCGCTCGGATCGACGGCAGCGCCTATCTGCCTTCGCATGTCGATGGCGGCCTGCTTGTCGCGCCGGACCAGGACAGCTGGCAGGAACTGCGCCGCGAGCTGTGGGCGGAATAG
- a CDS encoding BolA/IbaG family iron-sulfur metabolism protein: MAMDAHDIEKLIKDGIPDARVTIRDLAGDGDHYAAEVVAESFRGKSRVQQHQMVYDALKGNMGGVLHALALQTSVPD; the protein is encoded by the coding sequence ATGGCAATGGACGCCCACGACATCGAAAAACTGATCAAGGACGGCATACCGGATGCCCGTGTGACGATTCGCGACCTCGCCGGTGACGGCGACCATTACGCCGCTGAGGTCGTGGCCGAAAGCTTTCGCGGAAAAAGCCGCGTCCAGCAGCATCAGATGGTCTATGACGCGCTGAAGGGCAATATGGGCGGCGTGCTGCACGCGCTGGCGCTGCAGACCAGCGTTCCCGACTGA